One region of Microthrixaceae bacterium genomic DNA includes:
- a CDS encoding HK97 family phage prohead protease, with the protein MSELLPDVVAARLGGDMSSLSVVQRGRTVEARRFAVPEVRADEDGGVSMSGYATVYGFPYDVAGGPERGGWSEVIVEGACAKSVVERDDVRLLVNHEGLPLARTAAKTLTLASDAVGLRCDASLDRSSPLVASVLSAMERGDLDEMSFAFRVIRQEWDADYLERRITEVQLFDVSLVTYPANPATVAQVRDDVPAPSVRGLDLRMALAVRARLSI; encoded by the coding sequence ATGTCTGAGTTGTTGCCTGATGTGGTCGCTGCCCGTCTGGGTGGTGACATGTCGTCTCTGTCGGTGGTGCAGCGTGGCCGCACTGTGGAGGCCCGGCGGTTCGCTGTGCCCGAGGTGCGAGCGGATGAGGACGGCGGCGTGTCGATGTCGGGGTACGCCACGGTGTACGGGTTCCCTTATGACGTGGCTGGTGGCCCGGAGCGTGGCGGCTGGTCTGAGGTGATCGTTGAGGGTGCTTGCGCTAAGTCGGTGGTCGAGCGTGACGACGTGCGTCTCCTGGTGAACCATGAGGGCCTACCTCTGGCACGCACGGCCGCTAAGACGCTGACGCTGGCGTCCGACGCTGTGGGCCTGCGGTGTGATGCCTCGCTTGACCGTTCGTCTCCGCTGGTGGCGTCGGTGCTGTCCGCGATGGAGCGAGGCGATCTCGATGAGATGTCCTTCGCTTTCCGTGTGATCCGTCAGGAGTGGGATGCGGACTACCTCGAGCGGCGCATCACCGAGGTCCAACTGTTCGATGTTTCGCTGGTGACCTACCCGGCGAATCCTGCGACCGTCGCCCAGGTGCGCGACGACGTGCCAGCGCCGTCGGTGCGCGGTCTTGATCTGCGGATGGCTTTGGCTGTCCGCGCCCGGCTGTCTATCTAG